From one Lotus japonicus ecotype B-129 chromosome 3, LjGifu_v1.2 genomic stretch:
- the LOC130746141 gene encoding uncharacterized protein LOC130746141: MRIRKNAKLNLLFSSSTTTTSTTSHGGVSVPVTIATHVCQLNQSPWDVIPFDYDPIQFDGDDSGGNNGSSACDSFGADESAASMTEEKLKIQHMVLDDNRNKKAVTVNSNRNGVKVARNACYCQGIDDKGLPCKNRVKNGHIPSLCGYHLSLLRSYNNAVKKAPHSSSRRVKSRSGTAKKAAASPSSNPYEFYYYSGFGPLWGKRRGGDRNGEASKSSGGGGEGSNSTTVEIEMEEVIEGSDDVVVVTADDIDNSNSNENNDNVVVVSGKDYGVFDFVDDVDDDDEEDDDNGGNKRMRKPVKERSLKSLM, from the exons ATGAGGATCCGCAAGAACGCCAAGCTTAAtctcctcttctcctcctccaccaccaccacctccaccacctctCATGGTGGTGTCTCCGTTCCGGTGACCATCGCTACCCACGTGTGCCAGCTCAACCAGTCTCCATGGGATGTGATCCCCTTTGACTACGACCCAATCCAG TTCGACGGCGACGACAGCGGTGGCAACAATGGAAGCAGCGCTTGCGATTCATTCGGCGCCGACGAGAG CGCGGCGTCAATGACGGAAGAAAAGTTGAAGATACAACACATGGTGCTGGACGATAATCGCAACAAGAAAGCGGTTACGGTTAACAGTAACCGTAACGGCGTCAAAGTTGCGAGGAACGCGTGCTACTGCCAGGGGATTGATGACAAGGGTTTGCCATGTAAGAATAGAGTTAAAAATGGGCATATTCCGTCACTCTGTGGCTACCATTTGTCTCTGCTTAGGTCATACAACAATGCTGTCAAGAAAGCCCCGCACTCCTCGTCGCGCCGCGTGAAATCCCGCAGTGGCACGGCGAAGAAGGCGGCTGCTTCTCCGTCTTCGAACCCGTATGAGTTTTATTACTACTCCGGGTTCGGGCCGCTGTGGGGGAAGCGGAGAGGCGGTGATAGGAATGGAGAAGCGAGCAAGAGTAGTGGTGGAGGTGGGGAGGGTTCGAATTCAACAACGGTGGAAATTGAAATGGAAGAGGTTATTGAGGGTAGtgatgatgttgttgttgttacagCTGATGATATTGATAATAGTAATAGTAATGAGAATAATGataatgttgttgttgtttctggAAAAGACTATGGGGTGTTTGATTTTGTggatgatgttgatgatgatgatgaagaagatgatgataatGGTGGGAACAAGAGAATGAGGAAACCAGTGAAAGAAAGATCGTTGAAATCGCTAATGTGA
- the LOC130742702 gene encoding uncharacterized protein LOC130742702, protein MYLVSHQKNDVTYVNDEARLKCDQLRTAIENCSSESEAFVDTFGKERPGYVRGMGPGVTPSQLTIPSFNRSTLQIDGLIEKMQSEIECLKEKAAEVDALKAQVAEMDVLKEQLAFLMQVHKKNGVVNLESPRETRPSSSSSHV, encoded by the exons ATGTATCTTGTTTCTCATCAAAAGAATGATGTAACTTATGTTAATGATGAGGCTAGACTCAAATGT GACCAATTGCGCACTGCAATTGAAAATTGTTCTTCTGAGAGTGAAGCCTTTGTTGATACTTTTGGGAAGGAACGTCCTGGATATGTACGTGGCATGGGACCTGGAGTAACTCCAAGTCAGCTCACTATACCTAGCTTCAACAGGTCAACCCTTCAAATTGATggtttgattgaaaaaatgCAATCTGAAATTGAATGTCTAAAGGAAAAAGCTGCTGAAGTTGATGCTTTAAAAGCACAAGTTGCTGAGATGGATGTTTTGAAGGAACAACTTGCTTTCCTTATGCaagttcataaaaaaaatggG GTTGTTAACTTGGAATCACCGAGAGAAACGAGGCCGTCTTCCTCCTCTAGTCATGTTTGA
- the LOC130742703 gene encoding brassinosteroid-responsive RING protein 1-like, which translates to MGFPVGYAEVFFPNLFLHTLAFLGHLRNLIFLLFHFLGLSDFLETEVSWPDPNGATLPPDPARSPSMSAVLIRELLPVARFGEAEREEGNCAVCLFEFSEEEEIRCLRNCKHIFHRGCVDRWIDHDQKTCPLCRTPFVPDDMLDEYNQRLWDASGVTEFYGGDYASSF; encoded by the coding sequence ATGGGTTTCCCGGTGGGTTACGCGGAGGTCTTCTTCCCCAACCTCTTCCTCCACACCTTAGCTTTCCTCGGCCATCTCCGAAAcctcatcttcctcctcttccacTTCCTCGGCCTCTCCGACTTCCTTGAAACCGAGGTTTCCTGGCCCGACCCAAACGGCGCCACCCTTCCACCCGACCCGGCGCGGTCCCCCTCCATGTCGGCGGTCCTGATCCGGGAGCTGCTGCCGGTGGCGAGGTTCGGCGAGGCAGAGAGGGAGGAGGGGAACTGCGCGGTGTGCTTGTTCGAATTCTCTGAGGAGGAGGAGATCCGGTGCTTGAGGAACTGCAAGCACATTTTCCACCGGGGATGTGTGGACCGTTGGATCGATCATGATCAGAAAACTTGCCCACTTTGTAGGACCCCCTTTGTCCCtgatgatatgcttgatgagtATAATCAACGCCTCTGGGATGCTTCTGGTGTTACTGAGTTTTATGGAGGAGACTATGCTTCCTCCTTCTGA